A window of Paenibacillus polygoni contains these coding sequences:
- a CDS encoding TM2 domain-containing protein produces MKNKVVAGVLAILLGSLGIHKFYLGRIGWGIAYLLLSWTAIPGFLGLIEGIIYLVKSDEDFNAKYNSKYV; encoded by the coding sequence ATGAAGAATAAAGTGGTAGCCGGTGTACTAGCTATTTTGCTTGGATCATTAGGTATACATAAATTTTATTTAGGAAGAATTGGTTGGGGCATAGCGTACCTTCTTTTATCATGGACGGCCATTCCAGGATTTCTGGGGCTGATTGAGGGGATTATTTATCTTGTGAAATCGGATGAAGATTTTAACGCCAAATATAATAGCAAGTATGTATAA